Genomic segment of Methanobacterium sp. Maddingley MBC34:
AAATATAAACATTGGGAAATTGATGTCATTCCATAAAGATCATGGGTGTATAGGAACAGTTACTGGAGTAAGGCCTCCTTCAAGATTTGGTGAAATGAAAATTAACAATAATCAGGTTGTTTCATTCACTGAAAAGCCACAAATATCAGAGGGAATAATAAATGGAGGCTATTTTGTTTTTAACAAAGAAATTTTTGATTATCTTTCCCCGGATGAAAAATGCGACTTTGAAAATGGACCCCTCGAACAATTGGCCGAGGATAATGAACTAAGAGTATACCCCCTTAAGGGTGAATGGGCATGTATGGACACTTTTAGAGATATGCAATATCTTAACAATCTCTGGAAAGCAGGCAAATCATTTTGGAGAGTTTGGGATAAGTGAAAATGATGCCTAATTACAATAGAAAAATTTTATTAACCGGGGCAAATGGGTTCATTGGTTACCATTTAACTCGAAGATTATTAAATGAAGGTTATCAAATAGGGATAATTAAAAGAGAAAATTCAGATATGTGGAGAATAGAAGATGTTATTCACAAGTTAACAGTTTTTAGTGCTGATCTAGCAGACACTAAATCTGTTTTCAAAGTTTTTGTTGATTTTTCGCCAGATATTGTTATTCATCTGGCTGCCCATCACACTGTTGAACACCAACCCTCAGAAATTCCATTAATGGTCAATACTAATCTTACTGGAACATTAAATTTGCTGGAAGCATCAAAAAGTACCTCTGTTTATCTTTTTGTAAACACTAGCTCTTGTTTTGTCTATAAAGAAGATAATAATAAGTTAACAGAACAAAGCCCATTAAAACCACTTAACCTCTACGCGTTAACTAAATTACAGGCAGAACAGGCTTGCAATTTTTATAATGAAAAGTATGGTCTTAAAACTGTTACTTTAAGGCTTTTCCCACCATATGGTCCTGCAGATAATGAAAGAAAGCTAATACCTTTTGTTATAAATAGTTTTAATCTGGGAAATCCTCCAGAAATGACCAGTGGACTACAAAAATGGGATTTTATCTATGTTGAGGACGTAGTTGAAGCTTATATCAAACTAATTAATTGTTCTGACTCGGTTCAATGTGAAATTTTCAATATTGGAACTGGGACCCCAGTAAGTGTCAGGGAAGTAGTAAAAAAAATAGAAAAATCACTTAAAACTACATCTAAACCGATTTGGGGTGTAATTCCACACAGAAAAAATGAATCCTGGTTCAACAGTGCCGACATAAACAAAGCAAAAAAAATTTTAAATTGGGAGCCGAGAACTACATTGGAAGAAGGTCTTAAGTTAACAGTAGATTGGTATAAAACATTTGGATGGCTAAGAAAGAATGATTAGTTTATTGGAGGATTCTGATAATGAAAAAAAGGGGAATCGATGGTGTTTACATAAAGCCTTTGGACAAAATTCCTGATGAGAGAGGTTGCATTTTGCATATGCTCCGCAGGGATGACCCATTATATGAAGAATTCGGTGAGATCTACTTCTCAGTGGTTTATCCCCAGGTTGTTAAAGGATGGCACCTCCATAAAAAGATGACTTTAAATTATGCGGTTATTAGTGGAATGATCAAGCTGGTGCTCTTTGATAACAGAAATGAGTCCCCTACTAAGGGCAATCTTATGGAGCTATTTATTGGTGAAGATCATTATTGCCTAGTGAAAATCCCTCCCCTAATATGGAACGGGTTTAAAGGGATCGGAGAGAAAAAATCTATTGTGGCTAATTTAGGATCCATACCCCACGATCCTGAGGAAATATTAAGGAAAGACCCTTTTAATAAGGATATTCCCTATGACTGGAAGATTAAATATGAATAATCAATTTAATAATGTTTATAAAAACCGGAAAATATTCATCACAGGTAATACCGGTTTTAAGGGGTCTTGGTTAACTGCATGGCTACTTGAGTTGGGTGCGGATATTGTGGGTTATTCACTAAAACCCCCTACAAAACCCAACATGTTTGAAATATTATCTCTCCCTGAAAGAATTAATTACATAAAAGGTGACATATGTGACCGTGAAAAACTGGAGAATGAACTCAAGAATCATGACCCTGAAATTGTTTTTCACCTGGCAGCACAGCCTTTAGTCAGGAAATCTTATCACCACCCAGTGTTGACCTATGAAACAAATGTTATGGGGACTGTGAACCTTTTTGAAGCAGTCCGAAAGTGTGAAAATGTTAAAGTGTTGGTAAACGTTACCAGTGATAAGTGTTATGAAAATAGGGAGGAAAATAGGGGTTACAGGGAGACTGACGCCTTAGGGGGGCATGATCCTTATAGTTCCAGTAAAGCGTGTTCAGAAATCATAACCGCCACCTACAGAAAATCATATTTTGAAAAAAATAATGTTGACAATTACAATGTATCTCTAACTTCGGTAAGGGCAGGTAATGTTATTGGTGGTGGGGACTGGGCTCAAGACAGGCTTGTACCAGATTGTATAAGGGCTTTAACTACTAATAATATAATTTCTATTAGAAATCCTCGTGCAATTAGACCATGGCAACATGTTTTAGAACCATTATCTGGATATTTATGGTTGGCATCGTTAATGTGGCGAGATTCAGTGAGTTATAATCATGCATGGAATTTCGGACCAAAAGAACCTGTAAATCAAGATGTGGAAAAAGTTGTAAAGGAAATAATAAGAATATGGGGCTCTGGTCAATACCATACACATCAGGATACACAAATATCCGAAACAAAGATTCTTCAATTAAACATAAATCAGGCCATGGTTAAACTGCGATGGAAACCCATCTATGAATTAAGGGAAGCCCTAGAAAAAACAATCCACTGGTACTGGCAGTATTATAATAATGAAAGGGATATGTATCAATTCACTTCAGAACAGATTAAAAATTACACCAGAAATGCGATGAACCAAAATTTAGAATGGACTCTATGAAAAAACACGAAAAATTTAGTAATTAATAAGGTTTCTAAACATAGAATTACAAATTGGAATAAAATTATCATTGTGGTATGTTAAAGTTATCATTGTGATATGAGTTAATAAATTGTTAAAATTCTCCATTACATAACCGGGGGAATTAGGATGATTCATGCAGGGGATATAGTTGCTTTTAATGTTAAAAACTTAAATAATTCATCAAAAACTCTGGGAGTGATTTTAGAAGGGCCAAATTCGGCTAAACAACTTTTAATCTCCTTTTTAGATAAAACTAGGTCAGATTCATCAAATCTATTCACAGTAATCATTAACAATTTTGATCTGGAAGATGGCAGTTTAGAGGACTTAAATGGAAAAAAATTTGTTTTATTGAATAAACTTATTAATTTAGACACAAGTAAATGTCAGAAGATTGGTAGAGTTAAAAAAAATAAATTCAATGAAATTTTAAGAACTTTCAACCACTATGCAGGACACATCTACTATAGTAGTTTTATTGAAAGTAATACCCGAGATTATATTCCAGCATCAGGTAAAATGATGGATTTTAATGATTTGTTTAATATGATAGATGCCACTTTGGATTTTTGGCTCACCGCTGACAGGTTTGATCAAAAATTTTGCCAGAAATTCAAGGAATTTTTAGGAAGGAACTATGTTTTAACCACAAACTCCGGATCATCAGCAAATCTACTTGCAATTTCTAGTTTAACATCACATAAACTTAAAGAAAAATCTTTGAATATTGGAGATGAAGTAATAACGGTTTCTGCATGTTTTCCAACCACAGTTGCACCTATTGTTCAAAATGGGCTAGTGCCAGTTTTCGTGGATTTGGATCTGGAAACCTATAATATAGACACAAAACAGATAGAAGAATCAATATCGAGTAAAACCAAGGCAATATTTGTTGCACACACCCTGGGAAACCCATTTGACATTAGCAGAATCTTAAAAATTGCAGAAAAACACGGTTTATGGGTAGTAGAAGATAATTGTGATGCGTTGGGCTCAAAATATAATGGCCAGTACACTGGAACATTTGGACACATCTCAACTTTTAGTTTTTACCCCGCCCATCATATCACCATGGGGGAAGGCGGTGCCATCACCACTAACCAGGAAGATCTTTACAAAATCATTTTATCCTACCGAGATTGGGGAAGAGACTGTTATTGCCCACCAGGTAGTGATAACACCTGCGGAATGAGGTTTAATCGCCAGTTAGGTGACCTGCCCTTTGGATACGATCATAAATATATTTATTCCCATTTAGGCTATAATCTTAAAATAACAGATTTGCAAGCTGCTGTTGGTTTATCACAGTTGAATAAACTTCCATCATTTATAAAAAAAAGGAAAAATAATTTTAAAAAATTATATTTGGAGTTAAAAAATTTAGAAGATTATTTTTATCTGCCGAAGGCCAGTGAAAACAGTGACCCCTCATGGTTTGGGTTCCCATTAACACTTAAAGATGGAGTGGAGTTCAAGAAAACAGATCTGGTTAACTTTTTGGAGAATAATAAAATAGGCACCAGGCAATTATTTGCAGGTAATATCCTAAGACAACCTGCCTTTGTTGATGTTGATGTAGAGTTACGAATTAGGAACTCAGGGTTGCTTAAATCACGAGCATTATCTTCAAAACACTACCAGATGCTCCCAGTTTCAGACATAATAATGAACTCTACCTTTTGGTTAGGAACCTGGCCTGGAATTGGGGTTGTAGAAATAGAACATATTTCTAGAAAAATAAAAGAATTCTTGGATGATCTACCTTGAAACCCCCTGAAAAAGAGCCTAATATTACCAATCTACTCCCGATAGTCCACCTTTGAATAAAGAAAATAATAACGATTAAAAATGTTTAAAATCAGATACAATTTTTTGGCCGTGATTCAGGTTTTGTTACTTTCTGTGAACGCAGTTATTTTAATCAGGGTTTTTGGAACATCTCCTCAGGCAGACTCATATTTAATCGCAAACTCCATAATGGATGCTTTAACATTAGTCCAACTTTTATTAGTAGAACAGTTTATGTACTTCTACCATGAAATAAAGAATGAAAACCTAAAAGAAGCTCATTCATTTTATAATGCCACTATTTTCATATCTATTTCCAGTGGATTGGCGTTTTTTCTGATTTTATTTATTGGATTGAATTTTTTAGTAGATTTGTTTGCTTTTAATCTAGATCCACAGCGTTCAGAACTATTAAAAAGCATCCTTACTATACTAATTATTGGACTAATTTTTAACTCAGCAAACTATGTAAATCAGAGGTTGTTAAATGCTGAGATGAAATTTTCATTACCATATATTTTGGAGATACTGTATCCGTTCATTATAACAGTTATTCTATTATATATTTTGATCTTCAACCAAAACAACATTGAATTATTGGCCTATGCTAGGATTTTTGGCATTTTTATGGTTTTTTTGAGTGGTATCCTACTTATCCAAAGAATAGGAATCCCTATCCAATTAAGATTATGGCATCCAATGTCTAAAAAATTCATTAAAAATAGTTTTACTATGCGTTTAGGCCATAACATCCATAACCTTTTGTTTAATCCCATAACAACAAATATTCTATCTTCATTCCCTATTGGTTATGCTTCATGTTTCTATTATGCTCAAATGATAATATTAGCAATTAACTCAATAGTATTGGGACCTTCAAACAAGGTATTATTATCAAAGGTATCCGAGCTTTGGGCTGAACAAAAATTTGAGAAAATATTAGGCATTATGAAAAATTACTTAAAAAATACGGTCCCAATATTTATTGTAATAATAATTATAGCTTATTTATTGATACCTTATGTTTTAAATCTTATTAATAATGGAAGTTTAACTTTAAATAACCTTGATCTCATCAAATGGATATTCCTTGGTTTATCCATATGGTATTTGATTATTTTGATAGAATCAGCCTTTACTCCTATTGGTATTGTATCCAAAAATAGTAGAGTTTTTATATTTACCAATACAATTTTTATTTCATTGTTCTTTTCAATTTCATTCCTATTTAAAAATCAGGTTGGAGTACTGGTAATTCCCCTTGCTGCAATTATTGGACAGATTGTAAATTTCATTTTATACAGTAACTTCGCTCTGAAAAAATTTGGGACATCACCAATTTTTATAATTAAACAAAAAACACGGCACTTTTTTAATACTGGGAAAAAAAGTTAATAATTAAGTTTTCGATGATTTATCTCCAAAAAAAGGAAATAAAAATGTTTAAGAGAAGTTTTTTTAACCTCTCTTAGAATAGTGTTTTTGTGGGGTAGTGATCTATGTTAGATCCGCCCATTATCTCATAAACACCACTACCAGAGTAGTCACTCCAACAATTACCAGTGTTTACTCCATTATCCCAGTTATTGCTTCCGGTATCATAAGCCTGCGTGTCATTAGTACTGAAGTTATTGGTATAAATCTGGTTACTGTTTGCATTGTCACTGTAAAGACCAATGGTATTCGAAGTGAAATTATTGGTTTTAATGTTACTACTGGTCAACTGGTCCAAATAAAACCCATAAACATTACTGGTGAGATTATTACCAGTTAAATTGTTCTCTGTGGACTGATGAATCTCAATACCCGCACCATTATTACTGATTGTATTGGATGTAAGGTTATTCTGAGAACTATTCCACATAAACACGCCCAGAGTGTTGTAACTTAAATTGTTAGACAGTATCAGATTACCGGTAGTGTCATGCAATTCAATACCTGCATGGTTCCTTATGGCTGTGTTGGATTCCAGGAGGTTAATGTTTCCTCCAGTCTGGTAAATACCATAGGTGAAAAGTTTTTCGGTGTTAATGAAGCTGTTTCCTTTGACCGTATTCTGTGTGGTGTTATCCAGGAACACACCACTACCATCCA
This window contains:
- a CDS encoding CDP-glucose 4,6-dehydratase (PFAM: NAD dependent epimerase/dehydratase family~TIGRFAM: CDP-glucose 4,6-dehydratase), producing MTGRLNMNNQFNNVYKNRKIFITGNTGFKGSWLTAWLLELGADIVGYSLKPPTKPNMFEILSLPERINYIKGDICDREKLENELKNHDPEIVFHLAAQPLVRKSYHHPVLTYETNVMGTVNLFEAVRKCENVKVLVNVTSDKCYENREENRGYRETDALGGHDPYSSSKACSEIITATYRKSYFEKNNVDNYNVSLTSVRAGNVIGGGDWAQDRLVPDCIRALTTNNIISIRNPRAIRPWQHVLEPLSGYLWLASLMWRDSVSYNHAWNFGPKEPVNQDVEKVVKEIIRIWGSGQYHTHQDTQISETKILQLNINQAMVKLRWKPIYELREALEKTIHWYWQYYNNERDMYQFTSEQIKNYTRNAMNQNLEWTL
- a CDS encoding nucleoside-diphosphate-sugar epimerase (PFAM: NAD dependent epimerase/dehydratase family) is translated as MMPNYNRKILLTGANGFIGYHLTRRLLNEGYQIGIIKRENSDMWRIEDVIHKLTVFSADLADTKSVFKVFVDFSPDIVIHLAAHHTVEHQPSEIPLMVNTNLTGTLNLLEASKSTSVYLFVNTSSCFVYKEDNNKLTEQSPLKPLNLYALTKLQAEQACNFYNEKYGLKTVTLRLFPPYGPADNERKLIPFVINSFNLGNPPEMTSGLQKWDFIYVEDVVEAYIKLINCSDSVQCEIFNIGTGTPVSVREVVKKIEKSLKTTSKPIWGVIPHRKNESWFNSADINKAKKILNWEPRTTLEEGLKLTVDWYKTFGWLRKND
- a CDS encoding parallel beta-helix repeat (two copies) (TIGRFAM: parallel beta-helix repeat (two copies)_SP), whose amino-acid sequence is DGSGVFLDNTTQNTVKGNSFINTEKLFTYGIYQTGGNINLLESNTAIRNHAGIELHDTTGNLILSNNLSYNTLGVFMWNSSQNNLTSNTISNNGAGIEIHQSTENNLTGNNLTSNVYGFYLDQLTSSNIKTNNFTSNTIGLYSDNANSNQIYTNNFSTNDTQAYDTGSNNWDNGVNTGNCWSDYSGSGVYEIMGGSNIDHYPTKTLF
- a CDS encoding putative PLP-dependent enzyme possibly involved in cell wall biogenesis (PFAM: DegT/DnrJ/EryC1/StrS aminotransferase family) — encoded protein: MIHAGDIVAFNVKNLNNSSKTLGVILEGPNSAKQLLISFLDKTRSDSSNLFTVIINNFDLEDGSLEDLNGKKFVLLNKLINLDTSKCQKIGRVKKNKFNEILRTFNHYAGHIYYSSFIESNTRDYIPASGKMMDFNDLFNMIDATLDFWLTADRFDQKFCQKFKEFLGRNYVLTTNSGSSANLLAISSLTSHKLKEKSLNIGDEVITVSACFPTTVAPIVQNGLVPVFVDLDLETYNIDTKQIEESISSKTKAIFVAHTLGNPFDISRILKIAEKHGLWVVEDNCDALGSKYNGQYTGTFGHISTFSFYPAHHITMGEGGAITTNQEDLYKIILSYRDWGRDCYCPPGSDNTCGMRFNRQLGDLPFGYDHKYIYSHLGYNLKITDLQAAVGLSQLNKLPSFIKKRKNNFKKLYLELKNLEDYFYLPKASENSDPSWFGFPLTLKDGVEFKKTDLVNFLENNKIGTRQLFAGNILRQPAFVDVDVELRIRNSGLLKSRALSSKHYQMLPVSDIIMNSTFWLGTWPGIGVVEIEHISRKIKEFLDDLP
- a CDS encoding putative membrane protein, putative virulence factor (PFAM: MviN-like protein); the encoded protein is MFKIRYNFLAVIQVLLLSVNAVILIRVFGTSPQADSYLIANSIMDALTLVQLLLVEQFMYFYHEIKNENLKEAHSFYNATIFISISSGLAFFLILFIGLNFLVDLFAFNLDPQRSELLKSILTILIIGLIFNSANYVNQRLLNAEMKFSLPYILEILYPFIITVILLYILIFNQNNIELLAYARIFGIFMVFLSGILLIQRIGIPIQLRLWHPMSKKFIKNSFTMRLGHNIHNLLFNPITTNILSSFPIGYASCFYYAQMIILAINSIVLGPSNKVLLSKVSELWAEQKFEKILGIMKNYLKNTVPIFIVIIIIAYLLIPYVLNLINNGSLTLNNLDLIKWIFLGLSIWYLIILIESAFTPIGIVSKNSRVFIFTNTIFISLFFSISFLFKNQVGVLVIPLAAIIGQIVNFILYSNFALKKFGTSPIFIIKQKTRHFFNTGKKS
- a CDS encoding dTDP-4-dehydrorhamnose 3,5-epimerase-like enzyme (PFAM: WxcM-like, C-terminal), whose product is MKKRGIDGVYIKPLDKIPDERGCILHMLRRDDPLYEEFGEIYFSVVYPQVVKGWHLHKKMTLNYAVISGMIKLVLFDNRNESPTKGNLMELFIGEDHYCLVKIPPLIWNGFKGIGEKKSIVANLGSIPHDPEEILRKDPFNKDIPYDWKIKYE